A region of the Rubripirellula tenax genome:
TCGCAATACGTTGTTCGAGCATCCAGGTATACAGATCGTCGTTGCCGTAGGTCTCGGTCCACGCATCGTGCTTCGCGTTCGGATAGACCGTAAACTTGACGTCGTTTCCAAGCTCCCGCAGCGCGTCCACCATTTGTTCCGATTCTGAGATCGGAATCATGTCATCTCGTTGGCCGTGAAATACCCAAATCGGCATTTGCTTGATCTTTCGGACATAGGGCGGGTCACCACCACCGCAAATTGGCACCAAACAAGCGAAGCGATCGGGATTCTGGATCGCCAAACGCCAAGCGCCGAACCCACCGCGACTCATCCCCGTCAAATAGATGCGTGACGGATCGACGGCGTATCGATCAACAAGATGATCAACTAAAGCCATCAATGACTGATCATCCCAGAACTGAGTGGTGCTGGGATTCTGAGGCGAGACAACAAAGAACGGAAAGTCCTTACCCTCTTTGATCAGCCGCGGCGGGCCGTGCATTTTGAC
Encoded here:
- a CDS encoding carboxylesterase family protein; protein product: MFVFERFYSIVVGALAVFASIANAGDQTVERFDNQGASTLHYLLYQPDLDSQAVAQVRTEDGRIPLLLFLHGGGEGGDNIEKVKMHGPPRLIKEGKDFPFFVVSPQNPSTTQFWDDQSLMALVDHLVDRYAVDPSRIYLTGMSRGGFGAWRLAIQNPDRFACLVPICGGGDPPYVRKIKQMPIWVFHGQRDDMIPISESEQMVDALRELGNDVKFTVYPNAKHDAWTETYGNDDLYTWMLEQRIAIQPQSDQTRPAK